A stretch of the Neodiprion lecontei isolate iyNeoLeco1 chromosome 4, iyNeoLeco1.1, whole genome shotgun sequence genome encodes the following:
- the LOC107224364 gene encoding chondroitin sulfate synthase 2, producing the protein MNTITKVFLSYCRSNVYLIFGMCFGLCISSFFTPTNDGDCLETVEDLAPPLSVPKFSDIYEPKMNLEGKPLRAKKTPKVFMRPRYYSTELGIREKLFVGVLTSREYLYSRGVAQNKTIAHLVDKIRYFISITEGAKPNVSLPGIVGFTDTRSILKPFHVLKYITDNYLEDYDYYYLIKDLTYVDVRKMTKLVNKISISQDVHLGIASKFGTYCSLDSGILLSNSVIRKMKNNLDWCVRNTYSDSDDVNFGRCIVHSSSLPCSDAIQGQTIKSTVLNESFALETNLYASIAQNYSESPISVYPVFDHSTIYKLNAYIARLELTAVTDQISTLRQEILKTAKLEPEKDHSVTWPIGNQPGNKPPGRFDIVKWTYLNETHMASDKSLKNMQKFEGSVKTDIEYVIKAAADRIEGNYKGMLEYKKFLNGYKRYDASRGMDYILDLVFAETKTKEELVKRVEICKPLGKVEILTVPYVTENARVHLILTVNKFQKNETIKFMSHYAQTCMEKKDKTFLMVVLLYDVNSPSKDKDDVFFDVKQHALSLTEKYKKDQSKVTWLSIRLPSSVSSIELEPMLKIAVTDLVVRKFSPESLILFVETEMELKVDYLNRVRMNTISQWQVFSPMPFVEYHPDIAYSESKAKENELDINRNYGRYDEYNFNHVAFYAKDYTSIRKLAESIIPPVRADRDIATVLKPSEQNLINSAFELFILFGDLHPFRALEPALKIRYKEMNCRGTQSDITHIDCMKARSLNLGNRGQLAKLILQYQHSN; encoded by the exons ATGAATACGATAACAAAAGTCTTTCTTTCGTACTGTCGAAGCAACGTATATTTGATCTTCGGCATGTGCTTCGGACTATGCATAAGCTCGTTTTTTACACCGACCAATGACGGGGACTGTCTAGAGACGGTGGAAGATCTTGCACCTCCTTTAAGCGTGCCAAAATTCAGCGACATTTACGAGCCAAAGATGAACCTTGAGGGAAAGCCGTTGCGGGCCAAGAAAACTCCCAAGGTTTTCATGCGCCCTAGATACTATTCGACAGAGCTCGGCATAAGGGAGAAATTATTTGTCGGAGTACTGACGAGTCGAGAATATCTTTACAGCCGAGGCGTAGCTCAGAACAAAACCATTGCTCATCTCGTAGACAAAATCAGATACTTTATATCGATAACGGAAGGAGCTAAACCAAATGTTTCGCTGCCTGGGATTGTCGGCTTCACAGATACCAGAAGCATTTTGAAACCATTCCATGTACTCAAATACATAACGGACAATTACCTCGAGGATTACGATTACTACTATTTAATCAAAGATTTGACCTATGTAGATGTTAGAAAAATGACAAAGCTTGTAAATAAAATCAGCATCAGCCAGGACGTTCATCTGGGTATTGCCAGCAAATTTGGTACCTATTGCTCTCTGG ATTCAGGTATCTTGCTGAGTAATTCAGTGATccgaaagatgaaaaataacttGGACTGGTGCGTCAGAAACACGTATTCCGACTCCGATGATGTTAACTTTGGTAGATGCATCGTTCACTCTTCATCTCTGCCTTGTAGCGACGCTATTCAAGGACAAACGATCAAATCCACAGTGCTTAATGAAAGCTTTGCCCTGGAGACAAATCTTTACGCATCTATAGCTCAGAATTACTCGGAATCTCCAATCAGTGTTTATCCTGTTTTTGACCATTCAACCATTTACAAACTCAACGCTTATATTGCCAGG CTGGAGCTAACAGCGGTCACAGATCAAATATCCACTTTGCGTCAAGAGATATTGAAGACTGCCAAATTAGAACCGGAGAAGGATCATAGCGTGACTTGGCCTATTGGCAATCAACCAGGAAACAAGCCTCCTGGGCGATTTGATATCGTCAAATGGACTTACCTCAATGAAACGCACATGGCTTCAGAcaagagtttgaaaaacatgCAGAAGTTCGAAGGAAGCGTCAAAACAGATATAGAGTATGTGATAAAGGCAGCAGCCGACAGAATCGAAGGAAATTACAAGGGGATGTTGGAgtacaaaaaattcttaaacgGCTATAAAAGGTACGACGCTTCGAGGGGCATGGATTATATTTTGGACTTGGTCTTTGCTGAGACAAAAACCAAGGAGGAGTTAGTGAAGAGGGTCGAGATCTGTAAGCCACTTGGCAAAGTAGAGATTTTGACAGTTCCATATGTAACTGAGAATGCCAGAGTTCATTTGATTTTAACAGTTAACAAGTTTCAAAAGAACGAAACTATCAAATTTATGTCACACTACGCTCAAACCTGCATGGAGAAAAAAGACAAAACGTTTTTAATGGTG GTGCTTCTTTATGATGTAAATTCACCATCGAAAGACAAAGACGATGTGTTTTTCGATGTAAAACAGCATGCTTTGTCATtaacagaaaaatataaaaaggaTCAGTCTAAGGTTACCTGGCTTTCCATCCGCTTGCCATCGAGCGTGAGTTCGATTGAACTGGAGCCAATGTTAAAAATCGCTGTAACAGACTTGGTGGTCAGGAAATTTTCCCCAgaaagtttaattttatttgttgaaaCTGAAATGGAGCTGAAAGTCGATTACTTGAACAGA GTACGAATGAATACCATTAGCCAATGGCAAGTATTCAGCCCAATGCCTTTTGTCGAATATCACCCAGATATCGCTTACTCGGAATCAAAAGCCAAAGAAAACGAATTAGACATAAACAGAAACTATGGAAGATACGACGAGTATAATTTCAACCATGTTGCATTTTATGCCAAAGATTACACATCGA TACGGAAATTGGCAGAAAGTATAATTCCACCTGTCCGAGCGGATCGAGATATCGCAACAGTTTTAAAGCCATCCGAAcagaatttaattaattctGCATTTGaactatttattttgtttggaGATTTGCACCCGTTTCGCGCACTAGAACCTGCATTGAAGATCCGGTACAAAGAAATGAATTGCAGAGGAACTCAAAGTGACATAACACATATAGATTGTATGAAAGCTCGTAGTTTAAACCTTGGTAATCGTGGGCAGCTTGCCAAACTTATACTGCAGTATCAGCATAGCAATTAA
- the LOC107224348 gene encoding leucine-rich repeat-containing protein 51-like, whose amino-acid sequence MANANGLRNGLSAYRRDDHEEMQAGPPMDLSFKKATSMNDFDFQRARSIRVGKVPLHTSSQRFLTSSLWLSNNLLSSMSGLENLVNRILVEPSSLAWLDLSFNNISEIDDEITKFPNLKIIYMHGNAISNLNTIPKLRKLCKLRNLTLHGNPIESVPSYRSFILTVLPQLVNLDFAPVVAAERKKAPPAGFSKMMNA is encoded by the exons ATGGCGAATGCGAACGGCCTAAGAAATGGATTATCAGCTTATCGTCGTGACGATCACGAGGAAATGCAAGCCGGGCCTCCCATGGACCTTTCTTTCAAAAAGGCAACGAGTATGAACG atttcgaTTTCCAACGGGCTCGATCTATCCGTGTGGGCAAAGTGCCTTTGCATACTTCCAGTCAGCGTTTCCTTACGAGTTCCCTTTGGCTTAGCAACAACTTGTTGAGCTCGATGAGTGGATTGGAAAATCTGGTAAACAGAATACTGGTAGAGCCGAGCAGTCTGGCTTGGCTAGATCTCTCGTTCAACAACATAAGCGAGATTGACGATGAAATAACGAAGTTCCCGAATCTCAAGATAATCTACATGCACGGAAATgcaatttcgaatttgaacaCCATTCCGAAGTTGCGAAAATTGTGCAAGCTAAGAAACCTAACACTGCACGGAAATCCAATAGAATCTGTGCCCTCGTACAGATCATTCATCTTGACAGTCTTGCCGCAACTGGTAAACTTGGACTTTGCTCCAGTAGTAGCTGCTGAAAGGAAAAAAGCCCCTCCGGCTggtttttcgaaaatgatGAACGCTTAA
- the LOC107224363 gene encoding cyclin-L1 isoform X3 — MLYRIRNSQQSVAMATGQVIFQRFYYSKSLVRHNMETTAMGCVCLASKIEEAPRRIRDVINVFNHIKQVSSQKTIQPVILDQSYVTLKNQVIKAERRVLKELGFCVHVKHPHKIIVMYLQVLGYEKNRALMQQCWNYMNDSLRSDVFLRHQPETVACACVYLGARQLQLPLPATPAWFRLFKVSESSIRDVCRRVLRLYARPSISAEQLEKRVDELRRRYEEARAKARGGEVDGHTPSPPLPKHHNAWGGFISRSGTHAAPERAKSPRHSRSTSLSPSRTDIAKHGKRKKHSSRSRSRSHSHSRSRKPKKTQRRRSGSHKSSRSHYRSRSRSRDRGGDPDKTGKHRNKHRRH, encoded by the exons ATGTTATATAGAATTAGGAACAGTCAACAAAGC GTCGCTATGGCCACCGGGCAAGTGATATTCCAGCGGTTCTATTACAGTAAATCATTGGTTAGGCACAATATGGAAACAACGGCCATGGGATGCGTCTGTCTGGCGAGTAAAATTGAAGAGGCTCCAAGGCGCATCAGAGACGTCATTAATGTGTTCAATCATATTAAACAAGTTTCAAGTCAGAA GACTATCCAGCCAGTCATACTAGACCAGAGTTATGTGACTCTAAAGAACCAGGTAATCAAGGCAGAGAGGCGTGTTCTGAAGGAGCTAGGTTTTTGTGTTCACGTTAAGCATCCGCATAAGATAATCGTCATGTACCTTCAAGTTTTGGGTTACGAGAAGAACCGTGCGCTGATGCAACAGTGTTGGAACTACATGAATGATTCGCTTCGCTCAGATGTATTTCTGAGACATCAGCCCGAGACCGTTGCTTGCGCATGCGTTTATCTAGGTGCACGCCAGTTGCAACTTCCACTGCCTGCGACACCTGCTTGGTTCAGGCTATTCAAGGTTAGTGAGTCGTCCATCAGAGACGTCTGCCGCCGAGTTTTACGCCTCTACGCTCGACCCAGTATCAGCGCTGAACAATTGGAGAAACGTGTCGACGAGCTTCGCAGACGATACGAAGAAGCCAGAGCCAAGGCGAGGGGTGGTGAAGTTGATGGTCATACGCCCAGCCCTCCGCTACCAAAGCACCACAATGCTTGGGGAGGATTCATCAGCCGCAGTGGGACACATGCTGCCCCTGAAAGAGCAAAATCGCCCAG gcATTCTAGATCTACCAGCCTCTCCCCTTCCCGAACTGACATTGCAAAACATGGGAAGCGAAAGAAACACTCGAGTAGAAGTAGATCGCGGAGTCACAGTCACAGCAGATCACGCAAACCGAAAAAGACCCAACGGCGAAGATCAGGAAGCCACAAGTCGTCCCGAAGCCACTACAGATCTCGTAGTAGATCGAGAGACAGAGGGGGGGATCCAGATAAAACAGGGAAGCATCGAAACAAGCATAGACGCCATTGA
- the LOC107224363 gene encoding cyclin-L1 isoform X2, whose protein sequence is MRLITPGSDPLTNDVEVWKVYCLVFVYNHVSHVFFQVAMATGQVIFQRFYYSKSLVRHNMETTAMGCVCLASKIEEAPRRIRDVINVFNHIKQVSSQKTIQPVILDQSYVTLKNQVIKAERRVLKELGFCVHVKHPHKIIVMYLQVLGYEKNRALMQQCWNYMNDSLRSDVFLRHQPETVACACVYLGARQLQLPLPATPAWFRLFKVSESSIRDVCRRVLRLYARPSISAEQLEKRVDELRRRYEEARAKARGGEVDGHTPSPPLPKHHNAWGGFISRSGTHAAPERAKSPRHSRSTSLSPSRTDIAKHGKRKKHSSRSRSRSHSHSRSRKPKKTQRRRSGSHKSSRSHYRSRSRSRDRGGDPDKTGKHRNKHRRH, encoded by the exons ATGCGCTTAATAACTCCAGGCAGTGATCCTCTAACGAATGACGTCGAAGTTTGGAAAGTATATTGCCTAGTGTTTGTTTATAATCATGTTTCTCATGTTTTCTTTCAGGTCGCTATGGCCACCGGGCAAGTGATATTCCAGCGGTTCTATTACAGTAAATCATTGGTTAGGCACAATATGGAAACAACGGCCATGGGATGCGTCTGTCTGGCGAGTAAAATTGAAGAGGCTCCAAGGCGCATCAGAGACGTCATTAATGTGTTCAATCATATTAAACAAGTTTCAAGTCAGAA GACTATCCAGCCAGTCATACTAGACCAGAGTTATGTGACTCTAAAGAACCAGGTAATCAAGGCAGAGAGGCGTGTTCTGAAGGAGCTAGGTTTTTGTGTTCACGTTAAGCATCCGCATAAGATAATCGTCATGTACCTTCAAGTTTTGGGTTACGAGAAGAACCGTGCGCTGATGCAACAGTGTTGGAACTACATGAATGATTCGCTTCGCTCAGATGTATTTCTGAGACATCAGCCCGAGACCGTTGCTTGCGCATGCGTTTATCTAGGTGCACGCCAGTTGCAACTTCCACTGCCTGCGACACCTGCTTGGTTCAGGCTATTCAAGGTTAGTGAGTCGTCCATCAGAGACGTCTGCCGCCGAGTTTTACGCCTCTACGCTCGACCCAGTATCAGCGCTGAACAATTGGAGAAACGTGTCGACGAGCTTCGCAGACGATACGAAGAAGCCAGAGCCAAGGCGAGGGGTGGTGAAGTTGATGGTCATACGCCCAGCCCTCCGCTACCAAAGCACCACAATGCTTGGGGAGGATTCATCAGCCGCAGTGGGACACATGCTGCCCCTGAAAGAGCAAAATCGCCCAG gcATTCTAGATCTACCAGCCTCTCCCCTTCCCGAACTGACATTGCAAAACATGGGAAGCGAAAGAAACACTCGAGTAGAAGTAGATCGCGGAGTCACAGTCACAGCAGATCACGCAAACCGAAAAAGACCCAACGGCGAAGATCAGGAAGCCACAAGTCGTCCCGAAGCCACTACAGATCTCGTAGTAGATCGAGAGACAGAGGGGGGGATCCAGATAAAACAGGGAAGCATCGAAACAAGCATAGACGCCATTGA